The Stratiformator vulcanicus genome has a segment encoding these proteins:
- the sucD gene encoding succinate--CoA ligase subunit alpha codes for MAILVDENTKVITQGITGKHGLFHSQQCREYGTPLVGGVTPGKGGTEVDGFKVFDTVDEACDETGANCSLIFVPPPFAADAIMEAADAGIDLIVAITEGIPVLDMVKAYDYVSHTTSQLVGPNCPGVITPGIAKIGIMPGYIHSPGTVGLISKSGTLTYEAAWQLGNVGLGQSTAVGIGGDPIVGTSFIDLLEEFENDPKTESILLIGEIGGTAEIEAAQYIKANVSKPCAAFIAGKTAPPGKRMGHAGAIISGGQGTADEKIAALRDAGVEVADSPADMGAAVKRAMGNAG; via the coding sequence ATGGCCATCCTCGTTGACGAAAATACCAAAGTCATTACTCAGGGCATCACCGGTAAGCACGGGCTGTTTCACAGCCAGCAGTGCCGGGAATACGGTACGCCGCTTGTTGGCGGCGTGACGCCGGGCAAGGGCGGCACGGAGGTCGACGGCTTCAAAGTCTTCGACACCGTGGACGAAGCCTGCGATGAGACCGGAGCCAACTGCAGCCTGATCTTCGTCCCGCCTCCGTTTGCGGCCGATGCGATTATGGAAGCGGCCGATGCCGGGATCGATCTGATCGTGGCGATCACCGAAGGCATTCCGGTGCTCGATATGGTGAAGGCGTACGATTACGTCTCGCACACGACGAGCCAGCTTGTCGGGCCGAACTGCCCGGGCGTGATCACGCCCGGTATCGCCAAGATCGGCATCATGCCGGGTTACATTCATTCGCCAGGCACGGTCGGTCTGATCTCAAAGAGTGGCACGCTGACTTATGAAGCCGCGTGGCAACTTGGGAATGTCGGCCTCGGTCAATCGACGGCCGTCGGCATCGGCGGCGACCCGATCGTCGGCACGTCGTTCATCGACCTGCTCGAAGAGTTCGAGAACGACCCCAAGACCGAATCGATCCTGCTGATCGGCGAAATCGGCGGCACCGCGGAGATCGAAGCCGCGCAATATATTAAGGCCAATGTGTCGAAGCCCTGCGCCGCCTTCATCGCCGGCAAGACGGCCCCTCCCGGCAAACGCATGGGCCACGCCGGCGCAATCATCTCCGGCGGGCAGGGCACGGCCGACGAAAAAATCGCCGCCCTCCGCGACGCCGGCGTCGAAGTCGCCGACAGCCCGGCCGACATGGGCGCAGCGGTGAAGCGGGCGATGGGTAATGCCGGTTGA
- the sucC gene encoding ADP-forming succinate--CoA ligase subunit beta: protein MKIHEFQAKRLLAEAGVSVPRHVVAKSADEAAQAFDDLGGPLAVVKSQIHAGGRGKGRFKEEPEQPGVTLVKSADEAKANAERMLGNTLVTIQTGEEGKQVNTLLVEQGLDIARELYLAVLVDRETKSPVIIMSSEGGMDIEEVAAKTPEKILQEKVDAGYGLHTFQATNLAFQLGLEGPAIRAAQKFLPQFVRFFLDSDCSMAEVNPLVVTGDGQLVPLDAKVTFDDNALFRHKNVTELRDLSEEEDSEVRAADAGLSYVKLEGNIGCLVNGAGLAMSTMDLIKLHGGEPANFLDVGGGANVEQVTEAFSIILSDDNVKAVLVNIFGGIMRCDTIATALLEAYDKIGFSVPLVVRLEGNKVEEARKMLADSGKAITSATDLTDAAKKVVAALGDSQSSPQE from the coding sequence ATGAAAATCCACGAATTTCAGGCCAAGCGGCTTCTCGCCGAGGCCGGAGTCAGCGTTCCCCGTCACGTCGTCGCCAAGTCGGCCGACGAAGCCGCGCAAGCGTTTGACGATTTGGGCGGACCGCTCGCCGTCGTCAAATCGCAAATCCACGCGGGGGGGCGCGGTAAGGGCCGATTTAAGGAGGAACCCGAGCAGCCCGGCGTCACGTTGGTGAAGAGTGCCGATGAGGCGAAAGCGAACGCCGAGCGGATGCTGGGTAACACGCTCGTCACGATTCAGACCGGCGAGGAAGGCAAGCAGGTCAACACCTTGCTGGTCGAGCAGGGCCTCGATATCGCGCGGGAGCTCTACCTCGCGGTGCTGGTCGACCGGGAGACGAAGTCGCCGGTGATCATCATGTCCTCCGAAGGGGGGATGGACATCGAAGAAGTCGCGGCGAAGACGCCGGAGAAGATCCTGCAGGAGAAGGTCGACGCGGGATACGGACTGCACACCTTTCAAGCGACGAATCTGGCGTTTCAGCTCGGGCTGGAAGGCCCGGCGATTCGGGCGGCTCAGAAGTTCCTGCCGCAGTTCGTGCGGTTCTTCCTCGACAGCGACTGCAGCATGGCCGAGGTCAACCCGCTCGTGGTGACCGGCGACGGCCAACTGGTGCCGCTCGATGCCAAAGTCACGTTCGACGACAACGCCCTGTTCCGTCACAAGAACGTGACCGAGCTCCGTGACCTGAGCGAAGAGGAAGACTCGGAGGTCCGCGCCGCCGACGCCGGGCTGAGCTATGTGAAGCTCGAAGGCAACATCGGCTGCCTCGTCAACGGGGCGGGGCTGGCGATGAGCACGATGGACCTCATCAAGCTGCACGGCGGCGAGCCGGCCAACTTCCTCGACGTCGGCGGCGGCGCGAACGTCGAACAGGTGACCGAAGCGTTCTCGATCATCCTTTCCGACGACAACGTGAAGGCGGTGCTGGTGAATATCTTCGGCGGCATTATGCGCTGCGATACGATCGCGACGGCGCTGCTCGAAGCTTACGACAAGATCGGCTTCAGCGTCCCACTCGTGGTCCGGCTCGAAGGCAATAAGGTCGAAGAAGCCCGCAAAATGCTCGCCGACAGCGGCAAGGCGATCACATCGGCGACGGATTTGACGGATGCGGCGAAGAAAGTGGTGGCGGCGTTGGGGGACTCGCAGTCGAGCCCGCAAGAATGA
- a CDS encoding very short patch repair endonuclease, which produces MDVLTIEQRRRNMRAVKSRDTRPELRIRRTLHQLGFRYRVNKKGLPGSPDMVFPGRRKVIFVHGCFWHRHDCPRGHATPATRPEFWAEKFARNIARDKRNIRELRKLGWSVMTIWECQTLSANLPTTIKRTIRFLG; this is translated from the coding sequence ATGGATGTGCTGACAATTGAACAAAGACGGCGGAACATGCGTGCCGTCAAATCTCGCGACACCCGGCCGGAACTCAGAATCAGAAGAACGCTTCATCAACTAGGATTCCGCTACCGCGTTAATAAAAAAGGCCTCCCAGGCTCGCCGGACATGGTGTTTCCCGGTCGTCGCAAAGTGATCTTCGTCCACGGCTGCTTCTGGCACCGGCATGATTGCCCGCGGGGCCATGCCACCCCGGCAACGCGGCCTGAATTTTGGGCTGAAAAGTTCGCCAGGAATATCGCGCGAGACAAAAGAAATATTCGCGAATTACGCAAGCTCGGTTGGAGTGTAATGACGATCTGGGAGTGTCAGACACTCAGTGCAAACCTTCCGACGACAATCAAACGTACAATTCGTTTTCTTGGGTGA
- a CDS encoding type II restriction endonuclease produces the protein MANPINDLADAQLLDLLRNEMRRNLPSGIEFAKMAVEHELGQHSDDPDWIKANFSNLVEKIQTTAYRHYLEFEKPAALAAMKSALPAECENRFIAVLEEHFFTIDRFFLGLTQGRRPRAGGAFEQLISILFSKLDYPYTSQPIINGQPDFLIPSETHYRNNPVDCIVFTVKRTLRERWRQIVTEGMRGYQFFLATIDEKIAARDLDAIRDHRIHLVLPERIRSERYGDRPNAISFETFFRDHLDPAMDRWRNNSVI, from the coding sequence ATGGCAAATCCCATAAACGATCTTGCGGACGCCCAGTTGCTGGACCTTCTCAGGAATGAAATGAGGCGTAACCTGCCGAGCGGGATCGAATTCGCGAAGATGGCGGTCGAGCATGAACTCGGACAGCACTCAGACGATCCGGACTGGATCAAAGCAAATTTCAGCAACTTAGTCGAAAAAATACAGACTACCGCCTATCGCCATTATCTCGAATTTGAAAAGCCCGCTGCATTGGCGGCCATGAAATCGGCTCTTCCAGCCGAATGCGAAAACAGGTTCATCGCCGTATTGGAAGAGCATTTCTTTACCATCGATAGATTCTTCTTAGGACTGACACAGGGGCGTCGACCACGTGCGGGCGGTGCGTTCGAGCAACTTATCTCAATCTTATTTTCAAAACTGGACTACCCATACACTTCACAACCGATAATCAATGGCCAGCCTGACTTTTTAATCCCGAGTGAAACACATTATCGAAATAATCCGGTGGATTGCATCGTATTTACTGTGAAGAGAACGCTACGGGAGCGTTGGCGACAGATAGTCACTGAAGGCATGCGCGGATATCAATTCTTTCTCGCCACGATCGACGAGAAAATCGCCGCGCGAGATTTGGACGCTATTCGCGATCACCGTATTCATCTCGTGCTCCCCGAACGGATTAGATCGGAACGGTATGGTGATCGCCCCAATGCAATCTCATTCGAAACCTTTTTTCGAGACCATCTTGATCCGGCAATGGATCGGTGGCGAAACAATTCTGTGATCTGA
- a CDS encoding DUF4058 family protein, translated as MLLDHFSGPVAGRMQWNSFHSAWAVKIAFALNDELPDGWIASPHLRYGIEVDVGVQEDAEEGPEFREEVSSAYTAPQPTLTLPAPVLTDSVEIWIEAIGYNPQIVGAIELVSPSNKRSKAGRTAFLSKCEALLSNGAGLMVVDVVTESKHSLHRELAERLDPSSTAQCDQLYACSYQPIERGEEHAVQVWESCLRIGEPLPTMPLPLRVGPTMPVDLDATYRETCRELRIRFDQPAAS; from the coding sequence ATGCTACTCGATCATTTCAGCGGCCCCGTCGCCGGGCGTATGCAGTGGAATAGCTTCCACTCGGCTTGGGCCGTCAAAATTGCCTTCGCCTTGAATGATGAACTGCCGGACGGTTGGATCGCCAGTCCGCACCTGCGGTACGGCATCGAAGTTGATGTCGGCGTGCAGGAGGACGCAGAGGAGGGGCCGGAATTTCGAGAGGAAGTGTCGAGCGCTTACACGGCGCCGCAGCCGACGCTCACGCTGCCCGCACCAGTGCTGACCGATTCGGTCGAAATCTGGATCGAAGCCATCGGCTACAATCCGCAGATTGTCGGTGCGATCGAACTCGTCAGCCCCAGCAATAAGAGGTCGAAAGCCGGGCGAACCGCGTTTCTATCGAAATGTGAGGCGCTGCTGTCCAACGGTGCGGGCTTGATGGTGGTCGATGTGGTGACCGAGTCGAAGCACAGTCTGCACCGCGAACTTGCCGAACGGCTTGATCCCTCTTCGACGGCACAGTGCGACCAGCTCTACGCTTGCTCGTATCAGCCCATTGAGAGGGGTGAAGAGCACGCGGTTCAGGTTTGGGAAAGTTGCTTGCGGATCGGCGAGCCGTTGCCGACGATGCCTCTGCCGTTGCGGGTCGGCCCCACGATGCCGGTCGACCTCGACGCCACCTACCGAGAGACCTGCCGGGAACTCCGTATCCGGTTCGACCAACCTGCCGCTTCCTGA
- the dcm gene encoding DNA (cytosine-5-)-methyltransferase codes for MRVAERDYCLTPDSRPIRFVDLFAGIGGMRLGFEAVGAECVFSSEWDKHSQKTYQANFEDLPAGDIRTIVAESIPDHEILTAGFPCQPFSIAGVSKKNALGQAHGFECRTQGTLFFDVARIISAKKPAAFVLENVKNLQSHDKGRTFKVILETLTEDLGYYIHHRVIDAKNVLPQHRERLIIVGTRKPLDFHFPTVDELSQYRQAEVLGDILDADVPDKYTLTDHLWAYLQNYAAKHRAKGNGFGFGLCRPSDVTRTLSARYYKDGSEILVNQPKRNPRRLTPRECARLMGFPDSFTIPVSDTQAYRQFGNSIAVPIVKSIADRLTLALRTGETSDTITRPASFQFS; via the coding sequence ATTCGAGTAGCGGAACGTGATTACTGCCTTACGCCAGATTCTCGCCCGATTCGTTTTGTCGACTTGTTTGCCGGAATCGGAGGCATGCGCCTCGGATTTGAGGCTGTCGGAGCAGAGTGCGTATTTTCGTCCGAATGGGATAAGCATAGCCAGAAGACTTACCAAGCAAATTTTGAGGATCTGCCTGCCGGCGATATTCGGACGATTGTCGCGGAATCCATTCCCGACCATGAAATTCTGACCGCAGGCTTTCCGTGTCAACCTTTTTCCATCGCCGGGGTGAGCAAGAAAAACGCGCTCGGTCAGGCACACGGGTTTGAGTGCCGAACCCAAGGCACACTTTTTTTCGATGTTGCGAGAATTATCTCGGCGAAGAAACCAGCCGCATTCGTGCTTGAGAACGTCAAAAATCTGCAAAGTCACGATAAAGGACGCACATTTAAAGTCATCCTTGAGACACTAACTGAGGATTTGGGATATTATATCCACCACCGCGTAATTGATGCGAAGAATGTCCTTCCGCAACATCGCGAGAGGCTTATTATTGTCGGGACCCGCAAGCCCCTCGACTTCCATTTCCCAACCGTTGACGAACTCTCTCAATATCGACAAGCCGAGGTGCTCGGCGACATATTGGACGCTGATGTTCCCGACAAATATACGTTAACAGACCATTTGTGGGCGTATTTGCAGAACTATGCTGCGAAGCATCGGGCCAAGGGAAATGGCTTCGGATTTGGGCTATGTCGGCCAAGCGATGTGACTCGGACGCTGAGCGCCCGCTACTATAAGGACGGCAGCGAAATTCTAGTCAATCAGCCGAAACGCAATCCGAGGCGCCTCACACCTCGCGAATGTGCGCGGCTGATGGGTTTCCCTGACAGTTTTACGATTCCAGTAAGCGACACCCAAGCCTACCGGCAGTTTGGAAATTCAATCGCCGTCCCTATTGTGAAAAGTATCGCCGATAGGTTGACCCTTGCATTAAGGACAGGCGAAACCTCAGATACTATTACGCGTCCCGCAAGCTTTCAATTTTCGTAG
- a CDS encoding SDR family oxidoreductase, which yields MAADPRELYPKPPFKQIEGQDTPGVERKMEPEPIHGESSYVGHGRLEGMAALITGADSGIGRAVAIAFAREGADIVCSYLSEDKDAEKTAAAVREAGRKCLTIAGDIKDQAHCQKLVDRTLEEFDKLDVLVNNAATQVTHEDIGDFTAEEWEDTFRTNIHAMFYLCKAALPRMNPGGSIINTTSIQSYDPSAILLPYAPTKAAITNFTKALCPQAMRRGVRVNGVAPGPVWTPLIPATMPKDKVENFGANTVFERPAQPVELAPLYVFLASAEASYVTGEIYGATGGRSPV from the coding sequence ATGGCCGCAGACCCCCGAGAACTGTACCCCAAGCCTCCGTTCAAGCAGATCGAGGGTCAGGATACCCCCGGCGTCGAACGGAAAATGGAGCCGGAGCCGATCCACGGCGAATCGAGTTACGTCGGCCACGGCCGCTTGGAGGGAATGGCGGCTCTGATTACCGGGGCGGACAGTGGAATCGGCCGGGCCGTCGCGATCGCATTCGCACGGGAGGGAGCCGATATCGTCTGCTCCTATCTCTCCGAGGACAAAGACGCTGAAAAGACAGCCGCTGCGGTGCGAGAGGCCGGTCGCAAATGCCTCACCATTGCGGGCGACATCAAGGATCAGGCCCACTGTCAGAAATTGGTCGACCGCACGCTCGAGGAATTCGACAAGCTCGACGTGCTCGTCAACAATGCCGCGACGCAGGTCACGCACGAGGACATCGGAGACTTCACAGCGGAGGAGTGGGAAGACACGTTCCGCACGAACATTCACGCGATGTTCTACCTCTGCAAAGCCGCGCTGCCGAGGATGAATCCGGGTGGTTCGATCATCAACACGACATCGATTCAAAGCTATGACCCCAGCGCGATCCTGCTGCCCTACGCCCCGACCAAGGCGGCAATCACCAACTTCACGAAGGCCCTCTGCCCGCAGGCGATGCGGCGCGGCGTCCGCGTCAATGGCGTTGCCCCCGGCCCCGTTTGGACCCCGCTGATCCCCGCGACGATGCCCAAAGACAAGGTCGAGAATTTCGGTGCCAATACTGTATTCGAGCGACCCGCGCAGCCGGTCGAACTGGCTCCGCTCTATGTCTTTCTCGCCTCCGCCGAAGCGAGCTACGTCACTGGCGAAATCTACGGCGCGACGGGCGGTCGATCACCCGTCTAA
- a CDS encoding adenylosuccinate synthase: MPGTSVIGLQWGDEAKGKFVDLLTSRHEIVVRYLGGNNAGHTVVCDGKTFKLSLLPAGILNPDVDSVIATGVVINPKALLAELESMKAAGGPQDVNLRISDRAHVIFPYHMAEEAILEKNRGDSAIGTTMRGIGTCYRDKAGRAHAIRLGEILRPDKFKARLAEIVPVKNLLLRALDPEAPQFDVDEIFEEYRGHIAKLESYITDTTAFLHRAVADEQKILFEGAQGSLLDIDHGTFPYVTSSNSSGCGVHPGSGVPERYITEMIGVAKAYTTRVGGGPCVTELNDDTGNRIRERGREYGTVTGRPRRCGWFDAVATGYSARLSGVDNIALALLDVLDGFEKLKICEAYEINGERTTDFPSHADDLAIAKPIYRTLPGWSEDTTAARIINDLPANARSYIDTVAELCGRPVKWVSVGPDREQTIVVE; encoded by the coding sequence GTGCCTGGGACATCGGTCATCGGCCTGCAATGGGGCGATGAAGCCAAAGGAAAATTCGTCGACCTGCTCACCTCGCGCCACGAGATCGTGGTGCGATACCTCGGCGGGAACAATGCGGGACACACGGTCGTTTGTGACGGCAAGACGTTCAAGCTCTCGCTCTTGCCGGCGGGGATTCTCAATCCGGACGTCGACTCCGTGATCGCGACGGGCGTCGTGATTAATCCCAAGGCTTTGCTCGCCGAACTCGAGTCGATGAAGGCCGCGGGTGGGCCGCAGGACGTCAACTTGCGAATCAGCGACCGCGCCCACGTCATCTTCCCGTATCACATGGCCGAAGAGGCGATCCTCGAGAAGAATCGCGGCGACTCGGCGATCGGGACCACGATGCGCGGCATCGGCACCTGCTACCGCGACAAAGCGGGCCGAGCGCATGCGATTCGGCTGGGGGAAATCCTGCGGCCCGATAAGTTTAAAGCCCGGCTTGCTGAAATTGTGCCGGTTAAGAATCTACTGCTCAGGGCCCTCGATCCCGAAGCGCCGCAGTTCGACGTCGATGAAATATTCGAAGAGTATCGCGGTCACATTGCGAAATTGGAATCCTATATCACCGATACGACGGCCTTCCTGCATCGCGCAGTTGCCGACGAGCAAAAGATTCTGTTCGAGGGGGCACAGGGGTCGTTACTCGACATCGACCACGGCACCTTCCCCTACGTGACAAGCTCGAATAGCTCCGGCTGCGGCGTGCATCCCGGCAGCGGCGTGCCGGAGCGTTATATCACGGAGATGATCGGCGTCGCTAAGGCCTATACCACCCGCGTCGGCGGCGGTCCCTGCGTGACGGAATTAAACGATGACACCGGCAATCGCATCCGCGAACGCGGTCGCGAATACGGCACCGTCACGGGCCGTCCCCGCCGTTGCGGCTGGTTCGACGCCGTCGCCACCGGTTACAGCGCGCGCTTGAGCGGCGTTGATAATATCGCGCTGGCCCTGCTCGATGTCCTCGACGGCTTCGAGAAATTAAAGATCTGCGAGGCCTATGAAATCAACGGCGAACGCACCACCGATTTCCCCAGCCATGCTGACGACCTCGCGATCGCCAAACCGATCTACCGCACACTCCCCGGCTGGTCGGAAGACACCACCGCCGCCCGGATCATAAACGACCTCCCCGCCAACGCCCGCAGCTACATCGACACCGTGGCGGAACTGTGCGGCCGCCCGGTGAAATGGGTGTCTGTCGGCCCGGATCGCGAGCAGACGATTGTTGTTGAGTAG
- a CDS encoding DUF4328 domain-containing protein, which yields MPVEAAPTNSDVGCSEALADYRSGGMLLTVVEYSTSGSIIVLIFLLVCQAIELFAPGVDLLILPNDGSPWSTLTEALLICFIMPVVGTMAISSLMLFYRLAKNTEAFGEGPLFASPTMLVVYFLVPVIKYFLPYRILREIGRIANSKPGSNWRDTPVPSIVHLWWLFSLTEILSIGWMVTAGYLRESDRFSIAVFFYVQGINEVLRFALMAAASWIQLLLFRNLCTSQDRRFVASMSTAGSIDEVSSHYV from the coding sequence ATGCCGGTTGAGGCCGCTCCCACCAATTCGGACGTCGGATGCAGCGAAGCGCTCGCCGACTATCGTAGCGGCGGGATGCTGCTGACAGTCGTGGAGTATTCCACGTCGGGATCGATCATCGTGTTGATCTTCTTGCTGGTCTGTCAGGCCATCGAGTTGTTCGCGCCGGGCGTCGATCTACTGATTCTGCCTAACGACGGTTCGCCCTGGTCGACTCTCACGGAGGCATTGTTGATCTGTTTCATCATGCCGGTTGTCGGCACGATGGCGATCTCCTCTTTAATGCTATTTTATCGCCTTGCGAAGAATACTGAGGCCTTCGGCGAAGGGCCTTTGTTCGCCTCGCCGACGATGCTGGTGGTCTACTTTCTCGTTCCGGTCATCAAGTATTTTCTGCCATACCGCATTCTGAGAGAAATTGGCCGCATCGCGAATTCGAAACCGGGGTCGAATTGGAGAGACACGCCCGTTCCTTCAATCGTCCATCTATGGTGGCTATTCAGTTTGACGGAGATTCTCAGTATAGGGTGGATGGTGACGGCCGGTTATCTGCGGGAAAGCGATCGCTTCAGCATTGCAGTCTTTTTCTATGTTCAGGGTATCAATGAAGTGTTGAGGTTTGCGCTGATGGCTGCGGCCTCATGGATTCAATTGCTGCTCTTCAGAAACCTTTGCACTTCGCAGGATCGCCGTTTCGTCGCCTCAATGTCGACTGCAGGTTCCATTGATGAGGTGAGTTCTCATTACGTTTAA